One part of the Parabacteroides distasonis ATCC 8503 genome encodes these proteins:
- a CDS encoding ArsR/SmtB family transcription factor, translated as MDNKEYTTTQEQLARFAKAMGHPARMAILEFLIKQNTCFFGDIHEVLPISKATVSQHLKELKDAGLIQGEIETPKVKYCINRENWKIASMLFTEFFGQCLCEKERCCK; from the coding sequence ATGGATAATAAAGAATATACTACAACTCAAGAGCAACTTGCCCGGTTCGCCAAAGCAATGGGACATCCAGCGAGAATGGCAATTCTTGAATTTCTGATAAAGCAAAATACGTGTTTTTTCGGAGATATACATGAGGTACTGCCGATTTCTAAAGCAACTGTTTCTCAGCATCTGAAAGAGCTGAAAGATGCAGGATTGATACAGGGAGAAATAGAAACTCCCAAAGTAAAATACTGCATCAACCGTGAAAATTGGAAGATTGCCTCTATGCTCTTCACCGAATTTTTTGGGCAATGCCTGTGCGAAAAAGAAAGATGTTGCAAGTAA